One region of Endozoicomonas sp. Mp262 genomic DNA includes:
- a CDS encoding PhnA domain-containing protein gives MAIETILHDRSDSKCELCNATDHLDVYEVPPRSSGKADDAVLVCKTCLDQIGQPEKADSNHWRCLNDSMWSQVPAVQVVVWRMLKQLSAEEWSRNLLAMLYLDDETLAWAEAGLLRDSEDTVRHIDSNGAVLEAGDTVTLTKDLNVKGAGFTAKRGTAVRGISLVANNSEHIEGRVNGQQIVILTKFVKKSG, from the coding sequence ATGGCCATTGAAACTATTTTGCATGATCGCAGTGACTCTAAATGTGAGCTTTGTAATGCCACCGATCATCTTGACGTCTATGAGGTGCCACCGCGCTCATCAGGCAAGGCTGATGATGCTGTGCTGGTATGCAAGACCTGCCTGGATCAGATAGGGCAACCTGAAAAAGCGGACAGTAATCACTGGCGTTGTTTGAACGATAGTATGTGGAGTCAGGTTCCGGCGGTACAGGTGGTTGTCTGGCGCATGCTGAAACAATTGAGTGCTGAAGAGTGGTCCCGGAATCTTTTGGCTATGTTATATCTGGATGATGAGACCCTGGCCTGGGCTGAAGCTGGTCTGCTCCGTGATTCTGAAGATACAGTTAGGCATATTGATAGCAATGGCGCTGTACTGGAAGCTGGAGATACGGTTACCCTAACTAAGGACTTGAATGTTAAGGGGGCGGGCTTTACCGCAAAACGAGGTACAGCTGTTAGAGGGATCTCTCTGGTGGCAAATAATTCGGAGCATATTGAAGGGCGGGTTAATGGCCAGCAGATTGTTATTTTAACCAAATTTGTCAAGAAGTCCGGTTAA